A single window of Anopheles moucheti chromosome 2, idAnoMoucSN_F20_07, whole genome shotgun sequence DNA harbors:
- the LOC128299889 gene encoding glutactin-like — protein MAGSQAAEENSSPIVNLNDLGALRGITGNGAWTGRKFYQFLGVHYAQSTGGANRFKPPKRVAPWQGVKDATRHGMPCPQMKLISQFTGKAFAPDVEDCLTLSIYSSDLADRRPVMVFIHGGGFHEGCAKNQTAEYLMERDVVLVTVQYRLGPLGFLATNSHEIPGNMGLMDLTLALEWVQEHIERFGGNPNNVTLFGQSAGAAAISALMYSPKVADGLFHKVILQSAGSASPWVWDTTPEDNARHIAFNAGYDDEEQIEEFLQKVDVWKLLRGFIEAKQETSVTQGLDHVGGNRLVTDGRHGFLPQTPWECMQQGKIRKNIPMMAGVTKHEGTFLLTSVYDHFKRTGQLDDPNFVKFFLLDEVNKFLGARDPTGALGGYEMRSLFTGKELESGDFGELADGLIDLAGTILIKAPLLREAQANARVNPNGTFLYSFDYVGKHTRFGYGSDTTHYPFDGGVHHSNDKLYLFPYPPGHPDKLNEKDTAMAKLMVDLWTSFAADGIPRSEQLTVEWNSMKHYAGPYMHIDDPQSVGDNFYEEFTVASDEKRRRIKEGA, from the exons ATGGCTGGTAGTCAGGCAGCGGAGGAAAACAGTTCCCCGATCGTAAATCTCAACGATTTGGGAGCGTTGCGCGGCATCACTGGCAACGGGGCTTGGACAGGGCGTAAGTTCTATCAGTTCTTGGGCGTACATTACGCACAATCCACTGGCGGTGCGAATCGGTTCAAG CCTCCGAAAAGAGTAGCCCCATGGCAAGGCGTCAAAGATGCCACCCGCCACGGTATGCCTTGTCCGCAGATGAAGCTCATTTCGCAATTTACCGGGAAAGCGTTTGCGCCGGATGTGGAAGATTGTTTGACTTTGTCGATCTACAGCTCAGAC CTGGCAGATAGAAGACCCGTGATGGTTTTCATTCACGGCGGAGGATTCCATGAGGGCTGTGCCAAAAATCAAACGGCTGAGTATCTGATGGAGCGCGACGTTGTGCTTGTAACGGTACAGTATCGGCTCGGTCCGCTCGGATTTCTGGCGACCAACTCACACGAAATTCCGGGCAATATGGGCCTCATGGATCTGACGCTTGCCCTGGAATGGGTACAGGAGCACATCGAGCGCTTCGGGGGCAATCCGAACAATGTTACGCTGTTTGGACAATCGGCTGGTGCGGCCGCCATTTCGGCGCTTATGTACAGCCCCAAAGTTGCTGATGGGCTGTTCCACAAAGTGATACTGCAGTCGGCCGGATCCGCTTCGCCGTGGGTGTGGGACACGACCCCGGAGGACAATGCGAGACATATCGCGTTCAATGCCGGTTACGATGACGAAGAGCAGATTGAAGAGTTCCTTCAGAAGGTGGACGTTTGGAAGCTTCTGCGCGGTTTTATTGAGGCGAAGCAGGAGACAAGCGTTACGCAAGGGTTAGATCATGTCGGTGGCAATCGTCTTGTTACGGACGGCCGTCACGGTTTTTTACCACAAACTCCTTGGGAGTGTATGCAGCAGGGCAAGATAAGGAAGAACATTCCAATGATGGCCGGCGTCACGAAGCACGAAGGCACGTTTCTGTTGACCTCCGTGTACGATCATTTCAAGCGCACCGGACAGCTGGATGATCCGAATTTTGTGAAATTCTTTCTGTTGGATGAGGTAAACAAATTTTTGGGGGCGCGCGATCCCACCGGCGCACTGGGTGGGTACGAGATGCGTTCGTTGTTCACGGGAAAGGAGCTGGAAAGTGGTGACTTTGGTGAACTGGCGGATGGTTTGATTGAT TTGGCGGGAACCATATTGATTAAAGCACCATTGTTACGTGAAGCGCAGGCAAACGCTAGAGTGAACCCGAACGGAACATTCCTGTATTCGTTCGATTATGTAGGCAAACATACACGATTTGGGTACGGCAGTGACACTACGCACTATCCGTTCGATGGTGGAGTTCATCATTCAAACGATAAGCTGTACCTGTTCCCATACCCACCGGGTCATCCGGACAAGTTGAACGAGAAGGACACTGCCATGGCAAAGCTGATGGTGGATCTGTGGACTTCGTTTGCAGCGGATGGCATTCCAAGATCGGAACAGTTAACCGTTGAGTGGAATTCAATGAAAC ATTATGCCGGACCATACATGCACATTGATGATCCGCAGAGCGTTGGTGACAATTTTTACGAAGAGTTTACAGTAGCAAGTGATGAGAAACGGCGACGCATCAAGGAAGGAGCGTAG
- the LOC128297466 gene encoding cleavage stimulation factor subunit 2: MVDRHDQTLMDKSMRSVFVGNIPYEATEEKLKDIFCEVGPVLSLKLVFDRESGKPKGYGFCEYKDQETALSAMRNLNGYEFGGRALRVDNACTEKSRMEMAALLQGPQVENPYGDECDPADAPDLIAKAVTGLQPDQMYELMRQAKACVQNDPEEARNMLLENPQLTYALLQSAVVMRIVDAHTALSFLHARHTMPPVLSEDPMSVLPGHEPIRAPFVPDGHGGPMQGSAFHDSDERHLLNDRAPHAMDMDLRMMDPFMGGHRGPEMIQGNIPESSFVPIDIRPQRQVDPRLLKDPRLEASSSAAVGLGSMGNKPIPPAASLDHPAAPDQGSKSKAGSNDASDQEKAALIMQVLQLSDEQIALLPQDQRASILVLKEQISRNAPK, translated from the exons ATGGTGGACCGGCACGATCAAACGTTGATGGACAAATCGATGCGATCGGTTTTCG TTGGAAACATCCCGTACGAAGCGACAGAAGAAAAGCTTAAAGATATATTCTGCGAAGTTGGACCAGTCCTTTCGCTGAA atTGGTATTCGACCGCGAGAGCGGCAAACCGAAAGGATATGGATTCTGCGAGTACAAAGACCAGGAAACAGCGCTCAGCGCAATGCGCAATCTTAACGGCTACGAGTTTGGCGGTCGTGCCCTGCGTGTGGACAATGCCTGTACGGAAAAATCGCGCATGGAAATGGCTGCCCTGCTGCAGGGACCGCAGGTAGAAAATCCTTACGGCGATGAATGTGACCCAGCGGATGCACCCGATTTGATTGCGAAAGCCGTCACAGGACTGCAGCCGGACCAGATGTACGAGCTGATGCGGCAGGCGAAGGCTTGTGTGCAGAACGATCCGGAGGAGGCGCGTAACATGTTGCTGGAAAATCCGCAGCTCACGTACGCACTGCTCCAGTCGGCCGTCGTTATGCGGATTGTCGATGCGCACACCGCGCTTTCATTCTTACACGCCCGCCACACAATGCCACCGGTGCTGAGCGAAGATCCGATGAGTGTTTTGCCTGGTCACGAACCGATACGGGCACCATTCGTTCCCGACGGGCACGGTGGACCAATGCAAGGTTCGGCGTTTCACGACAGCGACGAACGCCATTTGCTGAACGATCGTGCACCGCACGCGATGGATATGGATTTACGTATGATGGATCCCTTCATGGGAGGGCATCGTGGACCCGAGATGATACAGGGGAACATTCCCGAGTCGAGCTTCGTACCGATCGATATACGACCGCAACGTCAGGTCGATCCACGGTTGCTAAAAGATCCACGTTTGGAGGCCTCATCGTCTGCAGCGGTTGGATTGGGCTCGATGGGTAACAAACCGATTCCGCCGGCAGCATCATTAGATCACCCGGCAGCGCCCGATCAAGGGTCGAAATCGAAAGCAGGTTCAAACGATGCTTCGGACCAAGAAAAGGCCGCACTAATAATGCAAGTACTGCAACTCTCCGACGAACAGATCGCTCTGCTGCCACAAGACCAACGCGCTAGCATTCTCGTGCTAAAGGAACAAATTTCACGGAATGCACCAAAATAG